The window aacagtcgctcccggataagctttactttttctatggcctgctgaaccaggtctggcccatgtaacctagattctccaacatcaaaccaccctatgggagatctgcacttacgctgATACAAAGCCTAatacagagccatctggatactggagtggtaactgttattatatgtaaactcgataagaggtagatgttcatcccaacttcttttaaaatccagcacACATGCTCGCAatatatcctcgagcgtctgaatcgtgcgctcggcttgtccatccctttgtggatgaaaagttgtgctgagatttacctgagTTCCCAGACCTTTCCGAAATGCCCGCCAAAAATGTGATATAAAATGGTCTTCACGATATATAGTAGATATGCGTACTCCGTGTAGtcacactatctccttaatatatattTTAGCATAATCCTCtattgtatatgtagatctgaccggtaggaaatgagctgatttcgtgatcctatcgactatcacccatatggaatcaaacTTACGATGGCAACGAGGTAAACTTGCGATAAAGTCCATATTTATCTCCTCCCATTTCCATGTTGGGATCTCTATAGTTTGCATTAGCCCTCCGAGTTTCTGGTGCTCTATTTTCACCTCTTGGCAACTAGGGCATTGAGCAacatactcagcaatgttcttcttcatatcgttccaccaatacacctacttaatatcatgatacattttcgtcgacccagggtgaatggagtaccatgaataatgtgcctctaacataatcctgtctcgtatccctgctacatctggaacaaaCAAATGActcttgtatctgagaaccctaTCTCCTTTGAGTTCTAACAACGGCTTCTTCTGTTGGGGAACCCGCTCTCTCAACTTGACTAACTCTTGATCCTCGTACTGCCTCTCCattacttcagctatgagagatgattttgcagcaTTTTGGGGTACAAATCCTCCATTGCCAGAGTcaactaaccgaacccccaaacaagccaattgataaATCTTTCTTGTTAATTGTCTTTTGTGACGAGTTCTGAGCATTTGTTATGGTGGTACTGCTGAGCTTGCGGTAcatctctttcatttgagtcattttcatgatttgagtatgttcggattgttgcttattggtgcgcggattgcaTGATATGTGGCCATagtttgtattgatgtgtcatgtcactagagtagttgAAAGATGAGATTGTGGGATCTATTATGAATACAAATAGATTCAATTTCGGTATGTTGTAAGGATAATATcaaggttcggctcagaaatttgctatggtccttgccaaaggagaagtggcttcatgaatggttgatctgaggaatggctATGACTTTCTACGCGTTTCATTCATCATTTGCAGTATacagaagtgttggaatgaggctttctATTATAAAGGCTTATTATCGAAATTCGGATGTTTTAAGCAACTGctatgattagaagttatcgctacaagtatttgagttatgtagtatgtcatgtaattgcacctaGGGTCgtaggtatgggttattacagctggttctgGCTTAtccagagtatagatgtgagattctgatcttgtagatggtttcagaagtggaaatgtggttctaaggtttatcgGCTAGGTtagattgtgaaatttcagttgcattgtgttatcagacctatatgagatagggtgacgtgggactACCCcagggtatgtgcatggtaaggttacacagtgatttgatggttttcagaataactctgggcacgttcgaagacgaacgtatgtttaagtgggcgAGGATATAACGACCGCccagtcattttgagtttttgcacttcgctcgacagttctcgggcatggctagccccatgtgatgtattatgCCTTATGTAAATTATCAgctttggttttcagggtaatcggaatgaatttggaagaacagttctcagtttgaagcttaaaatttgaaaggtttgaccaagttttgacttgttagtatatgatctcggattggaatttttatgatttgtttagctccgttgggtgatttggacttgtgagcatgatcggaatgtattttggaggtccgtggaaggtttagacttgaattggcgaaattggactTTTGGCGTTTTCCGtttgataagtgagattttgatataggggtcggaatggaattccgaaagttggagtaggtctgttgtgtcatttgtgatgtgtgtacaaaatttcaggtcattcggacgaggtttgataggttttttgatctaaagcggaatttgaaagtttttggaatttttaggcttgaatccgatgcaaatttggtgttttatgttgtttgagcattccgaagatcggaaaaagtttgaatgatgttatgggatatgttggcatgtttggttgaggtcccgaggggggCGGCTAAGCCGAGGTCGACTGAAGCCCAACAACGAGCAGTCGCTGAGCAAGTCGTTGAAGCTGCGGTCGAGCAGCAAAGAGTAGTAATAACGGCTAGTATAGTCTCGGACTAGAGATAGGAATATTCTCTTGAATAttcccttggttgtacttttttaGGGTTGTTAGAGAACATCCtatataaatagaaaaggagagaGAGGAAAGAGACACGTGTGATTGATTCTGAGAAAACCTATTGTAAGAAGTTGACTCTTGAGAGAAAATACAAAGTTCACCTTTCCACAGTGATTGATTTTATCGATTATTCTTCCTTTCCACTCACATGATCCAAGAAAGCATTGTTCATTTCCTTATTTACTGCCATATTTCGTTGTCAGAAGGAAGAATCTTCCACATTATTTGATATTTGAGTGAATTGTTCTTCCTATTTACATTTATTGCCACTTCCcatatttattgcttatcattcattcttcatttattttccAAAGTGCGCATTTAATGATTTAATATACGATTCTGGGCATTAAGTAAACGGTATCACTTAAACTCTTAGCTAGATCTAAGAATTATTATGCTTGAGTAGGATTCACCTTCCACTTCAGTTATCTTTTAATTAGTTTGATAGAGAGTactatactttttggtcaaacaaaacAGGTAACGACGAGATCGAAATAGGAAAATATCTTTATGATACTCTTGAGAAAGAAtgcaccgtacttccttagaatcgcaaatctcATGTTGCTATAGTATTATGAAGTTTTATATGAATTATTTTGGAGGCTTCATCCGTTACTTAACAAACATGCACATCCCTCTTAAAATGATGTATTGGGCCCCACTTTTGGGGATTATTTTGCACAAAAATCTCTAAATATGCCACCTAATTATATACACCAACGAGTCATTGATGCCTAAGTCCCCTTGCTGCCACGATGAGGGTGGTGTCCCTTTAAGCTTATCCACCAAAATCAATTACCTTGTTAACCTCCcactaaaaataaataattaaccaattatccacataattaagcattatctcaaattacttaaaatgttaattattttttatacactttatacaccttactatcatgatcatgtgaTATCTTTTATGGCACTAGGCCATAAATACGAGGTATTATGGCTTGGACAGTATTCTATCCCAAatttgtcaaacttcgacgaaactcattttcttcgattcacttaccctttcaccttcacgaatttacttatcacttgtttgaaatagcatgatacttgtaacctcaaaataatcttgtccttaaattgatgtcaattatcttacgataaatccaacgtacaatactacgggGAGTAACACCGTTGTAATATTACTGCGGAGTGTAACAGAAGCCATTAACGAAGCAAAGAAGCGCAATAAGATAGCTTTCAATGGCTTTTGAAAAAATATTCTAGAGTCATAATCTCTTTTCActaaaatttcttttctttttttctgtgTCAGAGAATCCATCCGCCATTCCCCCACCATCTAGATTACATTTGATTAACTATCCCTAAGATCTTTAAAGAATTTGACTTATTTGCAATACCGATCCAACAACTTAAACAGAGAACCTCCATGGAAATAATAACCCATTCATATAATCCTCCTTCCcatcatttttcttttaatttcatcTTTTAGTCATTTGCTTTCATTAGCAACTTACATACAGCAGGAGGAAAAGGGTAATCCTAAATAGTTCGAGTTACCGGCAAAGATCATTAGATATGAAGGAAAATGAAGTTACTCTtgttcttttatttatattttcttttttctgagAACTTTGTGTTTTCCCTTTCAAATGACACACGAGAATGTGCCTTCATGGAAAGCGCACATTTTTTTTGTGCAAGAAAACTCCTGAACGTGTTGGAACATTTGATCAATATTTGGCCACTTTTATGAGCTCATTATCTCAGATACTCAGTATAAAGTACAGACCTGTACCGTTTTACTCACTAGCATCAttgcgaaaaaaaaaaaaaaagacatacaCAAGTTCTTGTTCATTTCCTTTACTTTGACAAAACATACATAATTTTAAGAACTACGACAGCACAAGTACAAATGGTTCAATCCTCCAATCAAAATTGAGGAATCTTTCacgaattttaaaaaaaaaatcaaaccccAGAATGCAATATACGGGAAATATATAACTCAATGGCATATGAAAGTGGAATCTCCCTACTGTCTATAAAACaaagcaaaattttctaaatcaCTCGTATCGGATTTACAAAAATATGATATCCTAAGCCAAAACCAGCTGCAAAATAGCTTGCTTATTCATCAATCTAGGGGGAAGGAATCTCATCCTCTTGCAGAGGTAACTATATCATTAAAACCACAGCCATAGTTGCAGCCGTGATGATCGACCAGCCATAGCCACCACCAAAAAACGAAATAGCTGTTTTAcacgaaaaagagaaaaaaaaatggaattaaCATTAAATATGGGGTCTTAGTTAACTTGCAGTCTTGCATGTTGAGATAAAGATTACTCAAATATAAGCATAGACAGGAGATTTCAGTATTTTTTGTACTAGAAAACAGAAGAATATTAGAGTTTCCATCTTAGTTCTGGTAAAAAGAAAGGGCAAGTAAATGGCCACGTTCACAGAATAACTCTTACCTATACTTTTGCTGTTATCAGGCAAACTAGGAGGCGGAGAAGATGACTTGTTGCCCATTATATCAATCCCAAGCTGAGAACAATCCATTCCAAGAGCACCTATTACATGTATCAGATGGTTGTCAATAGTCAGTTTTCGCCTAAATAAAAACCAATCAGCACTCAGTCATAACTATCTGACTACATTTCtatatcatttactgttattagTATTTGAATACTAGGAGCGGTTTCATAAGGCATAGTTCTTACATTCTTTGAAGCAAGGGAAAACAGTGAGATTGAGTAGATTGTAGTAACCCTCTTGGCATTCACAAGAATAGGTCACGGGAGAGGTCTTGTTGCACATGCCGCCTCCACATTCAGCCCAATGGCAAGCTAGAAGATCACAAAGGAAGAAATATAAGATTAATAAGATAacatttaattaactatttgaTTACAAAAGTATggcataatatcatcaataatgaATTGCTATTACGTTCAAAGATTGATGCATTAGTTCGTTTATCTGGTGCTGGGGCAGGAGCCTCCTCTCCACACGAGAAGTTTGTAGTACCTGGCGAAAGAAAGCATCGGTGTTAAGAAAAGGACTACATATCTTTAAAAATTACGCTAAAATGAATGGAAAAAAAAACCCATGATCGTTTATTTGGGCAACCATTTCAATCAAGCTAAGATTTTTAAATCAGACAAGTCTCAAATGAAAATGATACTTTGATTATAAAACCATTACTTGCTAGAATTGTTTTTTGTGTGGAACATGTTAATTTGGTATTAGCTTCGAAAGGGAATGGTATTATGAGGTAGCTTTCTGAATCAATCAATTTTGTTAGGCTAAGCAAATTTGTGTGAACAAAATCCATCAGAAGTCAAAGAGGTTGAAAAATCAAGATAGACAGATTATTATTCTGTCCCTTTTGATAAAACGTGTAAAAACTCCCACTATCACAGAAATCCAACTCTGACCTTGAAAACCGAATATAAcatgagaagaaaagaaaacaaagaactGTTTCATCTACCAACATCAGAGTTGATTACGCCAAGAAATTTTACCTATATGTTTAAAATTATCAGTGTATTTTTAAACTATCAGTGTATGTTTAACATGTTACACCAGGCCATATACCTTATTATTAAGGTAACTAATTCACTTTTATCACAAGCCATTACTTATAATTATCTTTTATACAACCTTTGGGATAAAAGAATCTTACATTATCAGTGTAAAAATTGTTAAACGGGGACTTACAGTTGGGAATAACACAAGGAAGAAACTTGAAAAAGTTATCGTTTTTGGAACGAGTTTGCCTCCAACCAGGATCACATTCACATGCGAAACCAAAAGTACCATTTGAAGAAGCTTTGCAAGTTCCTTTTCCACAACTCACTTCTTTACACACATTTTCTGTcccaagcaaaaaaaaaaaaaaaacacaaatatCAGTAAAATAAACATCAAGATTGAATCTTTTCCGAAACCCATCAAGGAATCGAACAGAAACGCAAATTAAGAACACCCCATTTGACTAAAATCGAAACTTTCACCAATTATTGGGGTCAATATAAGTTAATGAAATTTATAAAAAAAGGTACAGAGATTATGAATTACCGAAGATAGGGGAGAAGATAGGAGGCAGAGCATTGTTAGCAGTGGACCATGGTAGCAGAATAAAAATTAGAGAGAAAATTGCAAAGGTATGAATTGAAGCCATAGCTGATCAAGAATCAGTTGGAGGAAAAAAAACTGAAGCAGAGGAAACAAGAAGAATTTTGATAGGTTTACTGAGATATTTTGGGGAGTATTTAAATGAGAAATTAAAACGGGTGAAGCTGGACggtcttacttttttttttttttttcctttttcaagtgGAAGGTTCTGAAGACGTAGGAAGTTGGAAAAATAATAACGTGGTCATGTGTGAAATGCTAAGAGGGATGACTGAGGAGTTAAGGCTTTAATCAAGATTGGGGAAAACTGAGTCGTTGGCAGTTGGGGTTATGGGtatgtttttcttcttttaattttaatagtTTCTCTGTTTCTCCCGTCCCATTGAAAGTATGGCTATAATTTCCATGCTCCAATACCCAAATGCCTCTTTGACTTGGTAGCTTACGGTGCTACAGTCCAAATTAGAAGGGGacatactctctctctctctcaaagaCAAagacctcttcttctttttttgtctttctttttcttttgttttaaattttttgggTGTGAAAGAAGACAGAAGGAATTGTGAGAATTTTTTCTATATTGTATTGACAATGTAAAGTCCTATATATACAGATTTTATTCTATTGTAGAATAACAAATAAAGAATATTCCTATACATTTGTACTGCTCCTATTTATCTACAATATAACAGAAAACCATAAATTATTCTTTCCCATGTGCTCATATGAGAAGCATGTGAGATATTGCTTCTAGAAACATCCTTATGTACAGCTATTAAAATAATAATCAGATGGTTGAGAATGAAGGATCATGACCATCCATGATTCTCACATGTAAGGCTCAGCTTCAGTTGATTAAAGATATTTAGATAACACAACATAGATAAGTCCGAAAAACTTAGGTGTGTGTCTGAGAtgtctcttcttcttccttctcttTCCTGTGTGAATCTCTGTGTAAAAATGGTTGTGAAGAAGCCATCGTCTTCTTCTCTTCATCATCTCCGCTCAAGCTGGTGGGTAGAGACAAAACCCTCAACTTGCTCATGATGTTGGTGTGAGAAACCCCAGATAAGGGTTTGGTAAAAAGATCTACGAGTTGGGATTTCGAAGGAACGAATGAGAGAGATATCAAATCAGCAAGAAATTGTTGTCTAACAAAATGGCAATCCAACTCCACATGTTTAGTCCGTTCGTGGAAAACGGGATTACGGGCGATATAAATTGTCGCCTGACTGTCAGAGTGTAAAGGGACCGGCAAAGTTGGAGGAGCAGATTAGTAAGAAGTCGAACAAGCCCAGTGATTTCAGCAGTCACCCGTCGCATGGATCGATACTCAGATTCAGCGGATGACAAAGAAATGAAAATCTGCTTCTTCGATTTCCATGAAATGGGACCACCTCCAAGGGTCATAAAGAATCTACTGATGGAGCGATGAGAATCTTTACAAGCAGCCCAGTCGGCGTCGCAAAAGGCGATAAGATCAAAAGAAGGAGCAGAAAAAAGAAGGATACCTTGACCTGGGTCAGATCTAAGATAGAGGAGTACCCTGAGCGAGCagaaaaatgtgaaaaagaagGTCTTTGCATAAATTGACTGAGGCAAAGAACATCAAAACAAATATCTGGCCGAGTGTTGGTGAGATAGTTAAGTTTACCCACCAATTGTCGATAAATAGTGGGATCCTCCATGGGTGGTTCTAATTCAGCGTGTAATTTGGAGTATGGATCAAGAGGAGATGAGACAGTAGTCCCTTTACAATCAAACTTAGCCAGCAGTTCCAAGGTAAATTTTCTTTGACTGACTATGTATCCTTGTTGTTCTTTGAGTATTTCCATCCCCAAGAAATAGTGAATATTCCCCAAGTTCTTAACTTTGAATTCAGAATCCAAAAACTTagtaatatattatatttttgtttCATCATTTCCTGTGATAAGAATATCGTCAACATATACTACGATGATGGATATCCGCTTGTCTGTGTGTTTGTAGAATAGGGAATAGTCATTCAATGAACTAGAATAGCCTTTGTAGCTTAGAGCACCTGCTAAACGAGCGTACCATTGCCTTGAGGCGTGTTTTAGCACATAGAGTGATTTCTTCAATAAACACACCTGATTAGGATGAGAGGGAGTGAGACCAGCTGGAAACTTCATATACACCTCTTCCTGCAGATCTCCATGCAGAAATGCATTGTTAACATCTAATTGTGAGACCTCCCAACCTTTCTTAATATCTACAGTCAGTAAGTACCAGATAGTGGTCATTTTGACCACTGGACTGAAAGTCTCAAAATAATCAATACCTTCCCTTTGTATACCCCCCTGACAACCAACCTGGCTTTCAACCTTCCAAATGACCCATCTGATTTGTGCCTGACCTTGTAAACCCATTTACAAGGCAATGCCTTCTTGCGTGGGGGTAAAAGGACTACATCCCAGGTGTGATTGAGTTGAAGAGCTTGAATTTCAGTTTCCATAGCTTTTCTCCATCCAAGATCTTGGGAATCTTGAGTATAGATGGTGGGTTGAGAAACTATGGAGATGGATTTGAAAATGGCCTGATTGTTAGGAGAAAGATCTCCAAAAGAAAACATATGAGGATGATAAACATGATGAAACAGGATGAGGTAAGATCAAAGAATACAATGCTATTGCAGACATAGTCATCACGGTAGGTAGGTTTCTGGGAAATCCTCTTAGATTTTCTTATATGAGATTGTTGAATTGGGATTATAGGCTGCGAACTAGGGCAATCAGTAGGAGACGAGGTAGAATTTGGAGGGCTGGGAATAGATAGAGAAGTACCAAGAGTATTGATAGAAATAGGGGTGATGTTTTTAGAAGTGTTGGGATGTAGAGGGTCAGGTGAGTGTGACTGATGATTAA of the Nicotiana tabacum cultivar K326 chromosome 7, ASM71507v2, whole genome shotgun sequence genome contains:
- the LOC107799492 gene encoding uncharacterized protein LOC107799492, whose amino-acid sequence is MASIHTFAIFSLIFILLPWSTANNALPPIFSPIFENVCKEVSCGKGTCKASSNGTFGFACECDPGWRQTRSKNDNFFKFLPCVIPNCTTNFSCGEEAPAPAPDKRTNASIFEPCHWAECGGGMCNKTSPVTYSCECQEGYYNLLNLTVFPCFKECALGMDCSQLGIDIMGNKSSSPPPSLPDNSKSIAISFFGGGYGWSIITAATMAVVLMI